The following nucleotide sequence is from Congzhengia minquanensis.
TGCATTTGGGTGAGCAGAATGAGGAGGTAATTCAAAGAATTCATGAAATAAACGAAATGAAAGAACTTATTTACGGTGAACATAAATTTCCGTTTTTAGGTGTCAGTTACGGGGTTTCAACCTATCCCTGCGATGCCGCCGGCCTGGCGGAACTGCTGTCGGAAGCAGATATGAAAATGTATCGGCAAAAAACAGTGCGGAAGGAAAACGGCGCAGCCATTGGCTAGCGCCGTTTCTTTTTTTACCTATCTTCCGCCTTTGGGCACAAATGTTGCACACTGCACGCTGCACTGCTGAACCGGGTCGCAGGAGCAAACTTTAATTTCAGAAGCTTTGCACTCGCTGCCCTCCCCGTGATATTCACAGTTTGTAACATCACAGGAAATGCCTGAGATCGGAGACTGTGTTTTTTCTGGTTTACAACAACATGACATAGTTCATAACCTCCTTTACTGTTGTTATCCTTTGCAGATAAATTTATTTTATTCGAAAGAATTGACATGGAATTTTGTGTGTGATAAAATGAACTAAATTTTATTTTGTGGAGGGATTTTTTTTGTTATACGAGAGAGAGTA
It contains:
- a CDS encoding DUF1540 domain-containing protein produces the protein MSCCCKPEKTQSPISGISCDVTNCEYHGEGSECKASEIKVCSCDPVQQCSVQCATFVPKGGR